A genomic window from Streptomyces sp. WMMC940 includes:
- a CDS encoding lytic polysaccharide monooxygenase auxiliary activity family 9 protein, with product MTARRRAATVAALGIAPLALTALAASPAVAHGSMTDPVSRVSACYAEGPESPKSAACKAAIAASGTQAFYDWNEVNIADAAGNHRSLIPDGKLCSANRDKYKGLDLPRTDWPASRLTAGNHTFRYKATAPHKGSFELYITKDGYDPSKPLTWSDLEARPFAEVADPKLVNGEYVFDGNVPARSGRHLVYSIWQRSDSPEAFYTCSDVVFGQDTGGSAGGGAPAPTASAPSDEQIEDGADKSTVDHGGHGGDDHSEAPATDGPATPKAAAEPETETDGEAGAETAAGGNTPEAAGAGEDLAETGGDGGTPYLAAGGAAVLALGAAVVFATARRRADR from the coding sequence GGTCGATGACGGATCCGGTGAGCCGGGTGTCCGCGTGTTACGCCGAGGGGCCGGAGAGCCCGAAGTCCGCGGCGTGCAAGGCGGCGATCGCGGCCAGTGGCACGCAGGCGTTCTACGACTGGAACGAAGTCAACATCGCCGACGCCGCGGGCAACCACAGGTCGCTGATCCCGGACGGCAAGCTGTGCAGCGCGAACCGGGACAAGTACAAGGGCCTGGACCTGCCGCGCACCGACTGGCCCGCGTCGAGGCTCACGGCCGGCAACCACACGTTCCGCTACAAGGCCACCGCCCCGCACAAGGGCTCGTTCGAGCTGTACATCACGAAGGACGGTTACGACCCGTCGAAGCCGCTCACCTGGTCCGACCTGGAGGCGCGCCCGTTCGCCGAGGTCGCCGACCCGAAGCTGGTGAACGGGGAGTACGTCTTCGACGGCAATGTGCCCGCGAGGTCGGGCCGGCACCTGGTCTACTCGATCTGGCAGCGGTCGGACTCCCCCGAGGCCTTCTACACCTGCTCGGACGTGGTCTTCGGCCAGGACACCGGCGGGTCCGCGGGAGGCGGCGCCCCGGCGCCGACCGCGTCCGCCCCCTCGGACGAGCAGATCGAGGACGGTGCGGACAAGTCCACCGTCGACCACGGCGGCCACGGCGGTGACGACCACTCAGAGGCCCCGGCCACGGACGGGCCCGCCACTCCGAAGGCGGCCGCAGAGCCGGAGACGGAGACGGACGGCGAGGCAGGCGCCGAGACCGCCGCCGGGGGCAACACCCCCGAGGCCGCCGGCGCCGGGGAGGACCTCGCCGAGACCGGCGGTGACGGCGGCACCCCGTACCTCGCCGCCGGCGGTGCCGCGGTGCTCGCGCTCGGCGCGGCCGTGGTGTTCGCGACCGCCCGCCGCAGGGCCGACCGCTGA